A section of the Chloroflexota bacterium genome encodes:
- a CDS encoding HD domain-containing protein: protein MSNALKVAEIQSGTRIDGVMLLSTSERRQDRNGNDYWQGELKGADRQSVVARFFRPPESAFELEPGSVVEVRAQADTFRDQLNLKIESIAAVPDAAAVEDFSPSSARDPQAMFAELDAYLDKLQESSPTIAAVCAGVLAREEVASGITHWWAAQRRHHAFRGGLLEHILEMLALAETLCDLYRELDRDLVLAGCILHDLGKLVELAPRGAEYGYSAAGSLVGHIAICDSWVAEACAEASADEELTMRLRHLVLSHHGERTMGAVVEPATPEAMALHLLDYLSSQLRQAVDAVEELGSPGAVNAEGMANRRDWRFQRFWYGGSGEAE, encoded by the coding sequence ATGAGCAACGCGCTAAAGGTCGCTGAAATCCAATCCGGTACCCGTATCGACGGCGTGATGTTGCTGAGCACGTCCGAACGCCGGCAGGACCGCAACGGAAACGATTACTGGCAGGGCGAACTCAAGGGGGCAGATCGCCAGAGTGTGGTGGCCCGGTTCTTCCGCCCGCCGGAATCGGCATTCGAGCTCGAACCCGGCAGCGTGGTTGAGGTGCGCGCGCAGGCCGACACGTTCCGCGATCAGCTGAACCTGAAGATCGAGTCGATTGCGGCGGTTCCCGACGCCGCCGCGGTCGAAGACTTCAGCCCGTCCTCGGCGCGCGACCCGCAGGCGATGTTTGCCGAGTTAGACGCCTATCTGGACAAGTTGCAGGAGTCGTCACCGACTATCGCGGCGGTGTGCGCCGGCGTTCTGGCGCGTGAGGAAGTCGCGAGTGGGATTACCCACTGGTGGGCGGCCCAGCGGCGCCATCACGCCTTCCGCGGTGGATTGCTCGAACACATCCTGGAGATGCTGGCCCTGGCCGAAACCCTTTGCGATCTTTACCGGGAACTGGACCGCGACCTGGTGCTCGCCGGTTGCATCCTGCACGACCTGGGCAAGCTGGTCGAACTCGCCCCGCGCGGCGCCGAATACGGTTATTCGGCCGCCGGGTCGTTGGTCGGACACATCGCAATTTGCGACAGCTGGGTGGCCGAAGCGTGCGCCGAGGCAAGTGCCGACGAGGAGTTGACCATGCGACTGCGCCATCTGGTGCTGTCCCACCACGGCGAGCGGACCATGGGCGCGGTGGTCGAGCCGGCCACGCCGGAGGCGATGGCGCTGCACCTGCTCGACTACCTTTCCTCGCAACTGCGCCAGGCAGTCGACGCGGTCGAAGAACTGGGTTCACCGGGCGCGGTCAACGCGGAGGGAATGGCCAACCGCCGCGACTGGCGTTTCCAACGCTTCTGGTACGGGGGCTCGGGCGAGGCCGAATAG
- a CDS encoding multidrug efflux MFS transporter — translation MTVLRPVLSDLGTAWMRTALAVVGGMFATYANLSFFMPFLVLYLQEIGLSPGESAIWAGYIGFIQGLAFAAGAPFWGMLGDRVGRKPMAVRGIALSALGTLLVPFANSAPVVFLIIMGRGLLAGPGSAALALVSSVTPRRRLAMVVGWIDAAQVLGSVVGLAAGGLLAAAIGIRETFVVGGGFGLLGALLVLLFARERFLRPPALAAPTRLSPLRRMAGSFGRARSTVNPTVLFAFLLSGGFWMTNLGINYIIPLRIQEMAAPERVPLFTGLAASIFAATMFAGVLLASRLADRWGYRQVLFAGILGMVVLFLPQGFTGDLSLFMWTRALQGFCAGLINPLGRTLIAFASDPADRGTVYGISGLFMGTGAAMGPLVFGSLFTPWLGVGPAIGLMAACLVPALLLLLRRSEINVLAARG, via the coding sequence ATGACGGTGCTGCGGCCCGTGCTTTCCGATCTCGGAACCGCCTGGATGCGGACCGCGCTGGCGGTGGTCGGGGGGATGTTCGCCACCTACGCCAACCTCTCGTTCTTCATGCCGTTCCTGGTCCTGTACCTGCAGGAGATTGGCCTCTCGCCCGGAGAATCGGCGATCTGGGCCGGTTACATCGGATTCATCCAGGGTCTGGCATTCGCGGCCGGGGCGCCGTTTTGGGGGATGCTCGGCGACCGCGTCGGTCGCAAGCCGATGGCGGTGCGCGGGATCGCGCTTTCGGCGCTGGGAACGCTGCTGGTGCCGTTTGCGAATTCGGCTCCGGTGGTCTTCCTGATCATCATGGGCCGCGGTCTTCTGGCCGGCCCGGGATCGGCGGCCCTGGCGTTGGTGTCCTCGGTGACTCCGCGGCGCCGCCTGGCGATGGTTGTGGGCTGGATCGATGCCGCCCAGGTGCTGGGCAGCGTCGTCGGACTGGCGGCGGGCGGCCTGCTGGCGGCCGCGATCGGCATCCGCGAGACATTCGTGGTCGGCGGCGGGTTCGGGCTGCTAGGCGCCCTGCTCGTGCTGCTTTTTGCGCGCGAGCGCTTCCTGCGCCCGCCAGCGCTGGCGGCCCCGACCCGTCTGAGCCCGCTGCGCCGGATGGCCGGGAGCTTTGGCCGGGCGCGCTCGACGGTCAACCCGACCGTGCTTTTCGCGTTCCTGCTGAGCGGCGGATTCTGGATGACCAACCTGGGCATCAACTACATCATTCCGTTGCGGATTCAGGAGATGGCCGCCCCCGAGCGGGTACCCCTTTTCACCGGTCTGGCGGCCAGCATCTTCGCGGCGACGATGTTTGCCGGAGTGCTGCTGGCCTCGCGTCTCGCCGACCGCTGGGGTTACCGGCAGGTACTGTTCGCCGGAATCCTGGGCATGGTGGTCCTGTTTCTGCCGCAGGGGTTCACCGGCGACCTGTCGCTGTTCATGTGGACTCGCGCCTTGCAGGGGTTTTGCGCCGGTTTGATCAATCCCCTCGGCCGGACCCTGATCGCGTTCGCGTCCGACCCCGCCGATCGGGGTACGGTATACGGGATTTCGGGGCTGTTCATGGGGACCGGGGCCGCGATGGGTCCGCTGGTCTTCGGTTCGCTGTTTACACCCTGGCTGGGAGTTGGTCCGGCGATCGGGCTCATGGCCGCCTGCTTGGTCCCGGCGCTGCTGCTACTGCTCCGGCGCAGCGAGATCAACGTCCTGGCGGCGCGCGGCTAG
- a CDS encoding multidrug efflux MFS transporter — protein MAPTRPIERADLGTPWVRNAIAVVGGMFATFCGYSFFVPFLALHLQDLGLSPTESAAWVGYIGFVQGVGFATSAPLWGMLADRVGRKPMVVRAMAASSIGMLLLPLFDSALAVLLVILVRGFLAGPGTAAVALVSAVTPRDRLAMVLGWIDASQVLGISLGLAAGGILAATIGIQKTFVAGGCFGLLGSLLVLLMAREDFVRPEKFRGPSGRNLMRRFGGALTQARSTLNPTIVFAFLLSSGVWMSQQGTGYIMPLRVQEIAQPGQVALFTGLAASVFAAAMFGGVLLAARLAGRWGYRQVLFAGLIGTTVLFLPQGLVGELWPFMLARALQGFCTGLVMPLGRALIAFASDRADRGTVYGLSGVFGGVGTATGPLLYGTLLTATIGVGPAFMLGALCFLPALLSLLRRSEINALAARG, from the coding sequence TTGGCGCCAACGCGACCGATCGAACGCGCCGACCTGGGCACCCCGTGGGTTCGCAACGCGATCGCGGTGGTCGGGGGAATGTTTGCCACGTTCTGTGGCTACTCGTTCTTTGTCCCATTCCTGGCGCTGCACCTCCAGGACCTGGGGCTGAGCCCTACCGAATCGGCGGCCTGGGTCGGTTACATCGGTTTCGTCCAGGGAGTCGGGTTCGCGACCTCGGCGCCGCTGTGGGGCATGCTGGCCGACCGCGTCGGCCGCAAGCCGATGGTCGTGCGGGCGATGGCCGCATCGTCGATCGGAATGCTGCTGCTGCCGTTATTCGACTCGGCCCTAGCGGTCTTGCTGGTCATCCTGGTACGCGGGTTCCTGGCCGGCCCGGGGACCGCCGCGGTCGCGCTGGTGTCGGCGGTGACCCCGCGCGACCGTTTGGCGATGGTCCTGGGCTGGATCGATGCCTCCCAGGTGCTCGGGATCAGCCTGGGCCTCGCCGCCGGTGGAATCTTGGCGGCAACGATCGGAATCCAGAAAACGTTTGTCGCCGGAGGGTGCTTCGGCCTGCTGGGTTCGTTGCTGGTGTTGCTGATGGCGCGCGAAGATTTCGTCCGGCCGGAAAAGTTCCGCGGGCCGTCCGGCCGGAACCTGATGCGACGCTTTGGCGGCGCGCTGACCCAGGCGCGCTCGACGCTGAACCCGACCATCGTCTTCGCATTCCTGCTCAGTTCGGGAGTGTGGATGTCGCAGCAGGGCACCGGCTACATCATGCCACTGCGGGTGCAGGAGATTGCGCAGCCCGGCCAAGTGGCTTTGTTCACCGGCCTGGCCGCCAGCGTGTTCGCCGCGGCAATGTTCGGCGGAGTCCTACTGGCGGCGCGACTGGCCGGCCGCTGGGGTTACCGACAGGTACTGTTTGCGGGCCTCATCGGCACAACCGTCCTGTTCCTGCCTCAGGGACTTGTCGGCGAGTTGTGGCCGTTCATGCTGGCCCGCGCGCTGCAGGGTTTTTGCACCGGCCTGGTCATGCCGTTGGGACGCGCCCTGATCGCGTTTGCCTCCGACCGCGCCGATCGCGGTACGGTTTACGGACTCTCCGGGGTGTTCGGCGGGGTCGGAACGGCCACCGGGCCGCTGCTGTACGGCACGTTGCTGACGGCGACCATCGGAGTCGGACCGGCGTTCATGCTCGGGGCGCTGTGTTTTCTGCCGGCCCTGCTGTCGCTGCTCCGGCGCAGCGAAATCAACGCCCTGGCGGCGCGCGGCTAG
- a CDS encoding NAD(P)/FAD-dependent oxidoreductase translates to MIGGGSAGYHAASTASSAGLRVGLIESAERFGGLCILRGCMPTKTLLRSAEIAQLVRESDQLGIRSSSPRVDWPAVRQRKDELVEEFASYRQVSAEKLANVEIIRGRAEFLGPDSIEVGGQVLNAPKFAVTTGSEIAIPPLPGLEDVGYIDSDEAQTLDRLPESLLVIGGGAVALEFAQLFLRLGVAVTVVQRSAHVLSGMDSAIGIALAGYLEREGMTVVTETDILGFERAPDGRKQVRVNTPSGERTFAAQEILVALGRRPATRGLGLDRAGVDTDRGWILVNTRMQTSNPNIYAAGDCIGPEVGPLQVVHTAVQQGQIIGNNVAERKPQEFDLRVVPQAVFTDPSVGVVGLSEVEARDRHSSVIVAQETFEDQGKALTMGQNKGLVKMVADGVTGELLGVHVLGPEAADLIHEAVVAMHYRATVDDFARIPHLHPTLAEIMVDPAEELAEMLAMPAPAR, encoded by the coding sequence GTGATCGGCGGCGGGTCAGCCGGTTATCACGCCGCCAGCACCGCCTCCTCGGCTGGACTGCGGGTGGGGTTGATCGAGTCCGCCGAGCGCTTCGGCGGACTGTGCATCCTGCGAGGATGCATGCCGACCAAAACCCTGCTGCGCTCGGCCGAAATCGCCCAATTGGTGCGGGAATCCGACCAACTCGGGATACGCAGTTCCAGTCCGAGAGTCGATTGGCCGGCGGTCCGGCAGCGCAAGGACGAGCTGGTCGAGGAATTTGCCAGCTACCGCCAGGTTTCGGCCGAAAAGCTGGCCAACGTCGAAATAATCCGCGGCCGCGCCGAATTCCTTGGTCCAGACTCAATCGAGGTCGGCGGACAGGTGCTGAACGCGCCCAAATTTGCCGTCACCACCGGTTCGGAAATCGCCATACCGCCGCTGCCGGGACTTGAAGATGTCGGTTACATCGATTCCGACGAGGCCCAGACGTTGGACCGCCTGCCCGAATCACTGCTGGTCATCGGCGGTGGCGCGGTAGCGCTCGAATTTGCCCAGCTGTTCCTGCGGCTGGGCGTCGCGGTAACCGTCGTCCAGCGCTCGGCCCACGTGCTTTCAGGAATGGACTCGGCAATAGGAATCGCCCTGGCCGGATACCTTGAGCGCGAGGGCATGACGGTCGTCACCGAGACCGACATCCTGGGGTTTGAACGCGCGCCCGACGGCCGCAAACAGGTCAGGGTCAACACCCCGTCCGGAGAACGCACATTCGCGGCCCAGGAGATCCTGGTCGCGCTGGGCAGACGCCCGGCCACCCGCGGGCTCGGATTGGACCGCGCCGGGGTAGACACCGATCGCGGCTGGATCCTGGTCAATACCCGGATGCAGACTTCAAACCCCAACATCTACGCCGCCGGCGATTGCATCGGGCCCGAGGTCGGGCCACTGCAGGTGGTGCACACGGCGGTCCAGCAGGGCCAGATCATCGGCAACAACGTGGCCGAGAGAAAGCCCCAGGAATTTGATCTGCGGGTGGTCCCGCAGGCGGTCTTTACCGATCCGTCGGTCGGCGTAGTCGGACTTTCCGAAGTCGAAGCCCGGGACCGGCACTCCTCGGTGATAGTGGCCCAGGAGACTTTCGAGGATCAGGGCAAAGCCCTGACGATGGGCCAGAACAAGGGCCTGGTGAAGATGGTCGCAGACGGGGTCACCGGGGAGCTTCTGGGGGTTCACGTCCTGGGACCCGAAGCCGCCGACCTGATCCACGAAGCGGTCGTGGCGATGCACTATCGGGCCACAGTGGACGATTTCGCCCGCATCCCGCACCTGCATCCGACCCTGGCCGAAATCATGGTGGACCCGGCCGAAGAACTGGCCGAAATGCTGGCGATGCCAGCGCCCGCGCGGTAG
- a CDS encoding RraA family protein yields the protein MTQELPAGLIEKLAAIDSPTICNAIEPFKVRGRHDGYLGPEIGCYFPEMDPVCGYAVTCTVRSIADDGDQRIEMRLKFFEALEAAPKPAICVFKDVSDSPGRASQWGEVYTTAVKSFGAIGVVTDGVIRDLAEIAEIGGVQFFAAGTCVSHGQMATVAVNEPVQISGCWINPGDILHGDRNGVTKIPHEIADQLPGAVEDVRKREGEMLAKFKPGMTTEDLRKIWAYR from the coding sequence ATGACCCAGGAACTGCCGGCCGGACTGATTGAGAAACTGGCCGCTATCGACAGTCCGACGATCTGCAACGCGATCGAGCCCTTCAAAGTGCGCGGTCGCCACGACGGCTACCTGGGCCCCGAAATCGGCTGCTATTTCCCGGAAATGGACCCGGTCTGCGGTTACGCCGTCACCTGCACCGTTCGCAGCATCGCCGATGACGGCGACCAACGGATCGAAATGCGGCTCAAGTTCTTCGAAGCGCTCGAGGCCGCGCCCAAGCCGGCGATTTGCGTATTCAAGGACGTGTCCGACAGCCCGGGACGCGCCTCGCAATGGGGCGAGGTTTACACGACGGCGGTCAAATCTTTCGGGGCCATAGGGGTCGTCACCGACGGCGTGATCCGCGATCTGGCCGAAATCGCCGAGATCGGTGGAGTGCAGTTTTTCGCCGCCGGCACCTGTGTCTCGCACGGCCAAATGGCAACCGTGGCGGTGAACGAACCGGTCCAGATCTCAGGCTGCTGGATCAATCCCGGCGACATCCTGCACGGCGACCGCAATGGGGTGACCAAGATTCCCCACGAGATCGCCGACCAGTTGCCCGGCGCGGTCGAAGACGTGCGCAAGCGCGAGGGGGAAATGCTGGCCAAGTTCAAGCCCGGCATGACCACTGAAGACCTGCGCAAAATCTGGGCCTACCGCTAG
- a CDS encoding biotin--[acetyl-CoA-carboxylase] ligase produces the protein MAARDRARTDPEQLAALLAGLPIGVEFHDRIDSTNTRARNLLVEGLVVPRAIFADGQSAGRGRAGTRWHSPYAEGLALSYALPGARREPADLVRSACLALCRALCRCGCTAIGIKWPNDVMLAGRKTGGILIESAGGGWIVGIGANLNNDPRELPGLTYPAASARGQLGRPVDRTAVAADVMVGLHANLADLPAGSGRQHRRWVELSVLLGRRIRLLDAGRSFTGVVTDLGTDGSLELEDGGVRRRHRTGSVDEVFANR, from the coding sequence TTGGCGGCGAGGGACCGGGCCCGGACCGACCCTGAACAGCTCGCAGCGCTCCTGGCCGGATTGCCGATCGGGGTTGAATTCCACGACCGGATAGATTCCACCAACACCCGCGCCCGCAACCTGCTGGTGGAAGGATTGGTGGTTCCGCGCGCCATATTCGCGGACGGGCAGAGCGCGGGGCGCGGCCGGGCCGGAACCCGCTGGCACTCCCCGTACGCCGAGGGCCTGGCGCTAAGTTACGCCCTGCCCGGAGCGCGGCGCGAGCCGGCCGACCTCGTCCGCAGCGCCTGCCTGGCGCTTTGCCGGGCGCTGTGCCGCTGCGGATGCACCGCTATCGGAATCAAGTGGCCCAACGACGTGATGCTGGCTGGCCGCAAGACCGGCGGGATCCTGATCGAATCGGCCGGGGGCGGCTGGATTGTCGGGATCGGGGCGAACCTGAATAACGATCCCCGCGAACTGCCCGGGCTTACCTACCCGGCGGCGTCGGCGCGCGGGCAGCTAGGACGCCCGGTCGACCGCACCGCGGTGGCGGCCGACGTGATGGTCGGTCTTCACGCCAACCTAGCCGACCTGCCGGCGGGGTCGGGGCGGCAGCACCGCCGCTGGGTGGAGCTTTCAGTCCTGCTAGGGCGCAGGATCCGCCTGCTCGACGCCGGTCGGTCTTTCACCGGGGTTGTGACCGATCTCGGGACCGACGGCTCCCTGGAACTTGAGGACGGCGGTGTGCGCCGCCGGCACCGCACCGGCAGCGTCGACGAGGTGTTTGCCAACCGCTGA
- a CDS encoding Mrp/NBP35 family ATP-binding protein, whose protein sequence is MRGVYDPEIHKDLVTLNMVRDVKVTGDDVSLTVVLTTPACPLRGEIDSRVRAGLATLGWVANAEIEMTAEVGSRSSSPSASLPGVKNAIAVASGKGGVGKSTTAVNLAVALRRQGATVGLLDADVYGPNIPLMMGSSASPTASGGKIQAIESYGVKLMSLGFMLDEDTPVIWRGPMIAGALKQLIGDVDWGELDYMIVDLPPGTGDASLSLAQLIPLTGAVIVSTPQAVALQDVRRAISMFERLSVDVLGLIENMSWFENPIDGSRLEIFGHGGARSAAEHLEIPFFGELPLDEAVRRGGDEGRPAALFGSDQLIDTYKAISSKVAAAISVKNLERVEPLPML, encoded by the coding sequence ATGCGCGGGGTGTACGACCCTGAAATCCACAAGGATCTGGTCACCCTGAACATGGTCCGCGACGTGAAGGTCACCGGCGACGATGTTTCACTCACGGTGGTCCTGACGACCCCCGCGTGCCCCCTGCGCGGCGAGATTGACAGCCGCGTCCGCGCCGGATTGGCCACGCTGGGCTGGGTGGCCAACGCCGAGATTGAAATGACCGCCGAGGTTGGCTCGCGCAGTTCCTCGCCATCGGCTTCGCTCCCCGGCGTCAAGAACGCCATCGCCGTCGCCTCCGGCAAGGGCGGGGTCGGCAAAAGCACGACCGCGGTGAACCTCGCGGTCGCCTTGCGCCGCCAGGGAGCAACGGTGGGGCTTCTGGACGCCGACGTCTACGGACCGAACATCCCGCTGATGATGGGCAGCAGTGCTTCCCCCACCGCCTCCGGCGGCAAGATCCAGGCCATCGAGTCCTACGGCGTCAAGTTGATGTCGCTGGGGTTCATGCTCGACGAAGATACCCCGGTAATCTGGCGAGGGCCGATGATCGCGGGCGCCCTCAAACAGTTGATCGGCGACGTCGACTGGGGCGAACTCGACTACATGATCGTCGATCTTCCGCCGGGCACCGGCGACGCGTCGCTCTCGCTGGCGCAATTGATCCCGCTCACCGGCGCGGTCATCGTGTCCACCCCGCAGGCCGTCGCCCTGCAGGATGTTCGGCGCGCAATCTCAATGTTCGAACGTCTCAGCGTGGACGTCCTGGGGCTTATCGAGAACATGTCCTGGTTCGAAAACCCGATCGATGGTTCGCGGCTCGAGATCTTCGGTCACGGGGGCGCGCGGAGCGCGGCCGAGCACCTCGAAATTCCCTTCTTCGGCGAATTGCCTTTGGACGAAGCCGTCCGCCGGGGCGGCGACGAAGGCCGGCCGGCGGCGCTTTTTGGAAGCGACCAGCTGATCGACACCTACAAGGCGATCAGCTCCAAGGTGGCGGCTGCGATCTCGGTCAAGAATCTCGAACGGGTAGAACCGCTGCCGATGCTCTGA
- a CDS encoding DedA family protein, whose protein sequence is MNEIAGLLGQLTDWILSWGQSPFGWVALFLVAFWDSSILPVPPDGLMMVLILSNPLFAIPLAALATVGSLLGAWLGYWIGLVGGRPLVYRIVPEPQIRYVERKYRENDTLALLLACFTPLPYKAFAIGAGVCQINFKRFMLISLVGRAGRFLAVALALMFLGERVRGLVEDYTGPVAVGFVAVVAVAIFALGWYNARVAGRES, encoded by the coding sequence ATGAACGAAATCGCTGGGCTACTCGGCCAGTTGACCGACTGGATTCTGAGCTGGGGGCAATCGCCGTTCGGATGGGTGGCGTTGTTCCTGGTCGCGTTTTGGGACTCGAGCATCTTGCCGGTCCCGCCCGACGGGCTGATGATGGTACTCATCCTGTCCAATCCCCTCTTCGCGATTCCCCTGGCGGCCCTGGCGACAGTCGGGTCGCTGCTGGGGGCCTGGCTGGGCTACTGGATAGGCCTGGTCGGCGGGCGGCCGCTCGTTTACCGGATCGTCCCTGAGCCCCAGATTCGTTACGTGGAGCGCAAGTACCGCGAAAACGACACCCTCGCGCTGCTGCTGGCCTGCTTCACGCCGTTGCCCTACAAGGCTTTCGCGATCGGCGCCGGAGTCTGTCAGATCAACTTCAAGCGGTTCATGCTGATTTCGTTGGTGGGCCGCGCCGGCCGGTTCCTGGCGGTGGCGCTGGCCTTGATGTTTCTCGGCGAGCGCGTGCGCGGACTGGTCGAGGATTACACCGGACCGGTGGCGGTCGGTTTCGTGGCGGTAGTGGCGGTGGCCATCTTTGCGCTGGGCTGGTACAACGCCAGGGTCGCCGGGCGAGAAAGCTGA
- a CDS encoding ribonuclease HII, whose product MHPALELDLLSSGIDLVAGVDEVGRGALAGPICAAAVLLDRRLLGDREKLAGVNDSKQVPAGRRQDLSARVWRLAPVVALGWAEAAEIDRLGVVAATRKAMISALAQLRPRPQALISDAVALSGPTVPERFIAIPRADSSCLSVAAASICAKVARDAHMRRLAGSYEAYGFASNVGYGTRHHLQALTAHGPSAEHRLSFAPCQRQLELGRQDWA is encoded by the coding sequence CTGCATCCGGCGCTGGAACTCGATCTGCTTTCCTCCGGGATCGACTTGGTGGCCGGCGTCGACGAGGTCGGACGCGGCGCCTTGGCCGGACCGATCTGCGCCGCCGCCGTGCTGCTGGACCGACGACTGCTCGGCGACCGGGAGAAACTGGCCGGAGTGAACGACTCCAAACAGGTGCCGGCCGGCCGGCGCCAGGACCTGAGCGCCCGGGTTTGGCGGCTGGCGCCGGTGGTGGCGTTGGGTTGGGCTGAAGCTGCCGAAATTGATCGCCTGGGGGTGGTTGCGGCAACCCGCAAGGCGATGATTTCCGCGCTTGCCCAATTGCGCCCCCGCCCGCAGGCGCTGATCAGCGATGCGGTGGCCCTGAGCGGACCCACCGTCCCGGAGAGATTCATCGCCATCCCCCGCGCCGACAGCTCGTGCCTCAGCGTGGCGGCCGCATCCATCTGCGCCAAAGTTGCGCGCGACGCCCACATGCGACGCCTGGCCGGAAGTTACGAAGCATACGGGTTCGCGTCAAACGTCGGCTACGGAACCCGCCACCACCTGCAGGCGCTTACCGCTCACGGCCCGAGCGCCGAGCACCGCCTCTCGTTCGCGCCTTGCCAGCGCCAGTTGGAGTTGGGTAGGCAGGATTGGGCATGA
- the rplS gene encoding 50S ribosomal protein L19, whose product MSTIIAEIDRQFLRDDLPDFGVGDTVRVHSRVREGQRERIQAFEGVVIKRRGGGLQETFTVRRISHAGVGVERCFHVHSPVIDRIDLVRRGRVRRAKLYYLRERKGRAARVREPSRR is encoded by the coding sequence ATGTCCACGATCATCGCTGAAATTGACCGCCAGTTCCTGCGCGACGACCTCCCGGATTTCGGGGTCGGCGACACGGTCCGGGTACACAGCCGGGTACGCGAAGGACAGCGCGAACGCATCCAGGCGTTCGAAGGGGTCGTCATCAAGCGGCGTGGCGGCGGCCTGCAGGAGACTTTTACGGTTCGCCGAATCTCCCATGCCGGGGTCGGAGTCGAGCGCTGCTTCCACGTGCATTCGCCGGTAATCGACCGCATCGACTTGGTCCGCCGCGGGCGGGTCCGTCGGGCCAAGCTCTACTACCTGCGCGAACGCAAGGGCCGGGCTGCCCGCGTTCGCGAGCCCTCGCGGCGCTGA
- the coaE gene encoding dephospho-CoA kinase (Dephospho-CoA kinase (CoaE) performs the final step in coenzyme A biosynthesis.), which translates to MNSTRPPVLGLTGNIATGKSLVSGWLADRGATVIDSDRIVHEMYGPDHPVAIRVGERFGADLIGPGGVDRAKLGELVFADPAALAELEAIVHPAVFEAVGALIAKAPPATPHVIEAIKLVEGRNVRLLDALWVLESPRREQIARLRRSRNLSAEQAGLRIGAQSSAAEKLDLFQNRRPGTPARIIGNHGSLTDLERGIDREWERFLDYCAGQ; encoded by the coding sequence ATGAACTCGACCCGCCCGCCGGTGCTCGGATTAACCGGCAATATCGCCACCGGCAAGTCGCTGGTGTCCGGCTGGCTAGCCGACCGCGGCGCCACGGTCATCGACTCCGACCGGATCGTCCACGAGATGTATGGACCCGACCACCCGGTGGCCATAAGAGTCGGCGAACGGTTCGGGGCCGACCTGATTGGCCCCGGCGGGGTCGACCGCGCAAAGCTGGGAGAGCTGGTTTTTGCGGACCCCGCGGCGCTCGCCGAATTGGAGGCGATCGTGCACCCGGCGGTTTTCGAGGCGGTCGGTGCGCTCATCGCCAAGGCCCCGCCTGCGACTCCGCACGTTATCGAGGCCATCAAATTGGTCGAGGGTCGAAACGTCCGCCTGCTAGACGCCCTCTGGGTATTGGAGAGTCCAAGAAGGGAACAGATCGCGCGCCTGCGGCGCAGCCGCAATCTGTCCGCCGAGCAAGCCGGATTGCGAATCGGTGCCCAATCGTCGGCTGCTGAAAAATTGGACCTTTTTCAGAATCGCCGGCCGGGGACGCCGGCCCGGATTATTGGTAATCATGGTTCGCTCACGGATCTTGAACGCGGCATTGATCGCGAATGGGAACGGTTCCTTGACTACTGCGCCGGGCAGTAG